The following proteins are co-located in the Seriola aureovittata isolate HTS-2021-v1 ecotype China chromosome 7, ASM2101889v1, whole genome shotgun sequence genome:
- the LOC130172413 gene encoding tumor necrosis factor receptor superfamily member 6B-like, which produces MPIISMLIFPLLFLFCGSLAGGAVPTFEYRNPYTGDSLTCDKCPPGTHMTAQCTATTPTQCAPCRSHHFTELWNYLPRCLYCNNFCTDNQEVETECSAVSNRVCRCKEGFYWTNDFCMRHSECEPGQGVQMKGTLQQDTVCETCSHGFFSNSSSALETCVKYRECASGQVALLPDSIYQDKVCGTCEELANGGEALRTFISGVLGMHRMRVSKMKKFVSRYIEKSVPKQRGPLLNQIRAWLAQAPEEQLRKLPQMLRASQLSSVAEKLEKRILEIKQQNPGCSLNM; this is translated from the exons ATGCCAATCATCAGCATG ctCATCTTTCCGTTGCTGTTCTTGTTCTGTGGTTCCTTGGCGGGGGGAGCCGTCCCCACCTTTGAGTACCGAAACCCGTACACTGGGGATAGTCTCACCTGTGACAAGTGTCCACCAGGCACTCACATGACTGCGCAGTGCACCGCCACCACACCCACCCAGTGCGCGCCATGCAGAAGCCACCACTTCACCGAGCTGTGGAACTACCTGCCCAGATGTCTGTACTGCAACAACTTCTGCACCGACAACCAGGAGGTGGAAACGGAGTGTTCCGCGGTCAGCAACAGGGTCTGTCGGTGCAAAGAAGGCTTTTACTGGACTAATGACTTCTGTATGAGACACTCCGAGTGTGAGCCCGGACAAGGTGTTCAAATGAAGG GTACGTTGCAACAGGACACTGTTTGTGAAACGTGTTCCCACGGCTTCTTCTCCAACTCATCCTCTGCGCTGGAAACGTGCGTAAAATATCGGGAATGCGCAAGCGGACAGGTTGCGCTCCTCCCCGATTCAATTTACCAGGACAAGGTGTGTGGCACATGCGAGGAGCTTGCAAATGGAG GTGAGGCGCTCAGGACGTTCATCTCAGGAGTCCTCGGTATGCACAGGATGCGTGTGTCAAAAATGAAGAAGTTTGTCAGCAG GTACATTGAGAAGTCAGTCCCCAAACAGAGAGGTCCTCTCCTGAATCAGATCAGAGCGTGGCTGGCCCAGGCTCCAGAGGAGCAGCTGAGAAAACTGCCACAGATGCTGAGGGCGTCACAGCTCAGCTCCGTGGCAGAAAAACTGGAGAAGAGAATTTtggaaataaagcagcagaaccCAGGCTGTAGCTTAAATATGTGA